Proteins encoded in a region of the Malaciobacter mytili LMG 24559 genome:
- a CDS encoding heavy metal translocating P-type ATPase encodes MSKIKCDHCHLEYEKEVMIKDYSLHFCCKGCQGVYHLLKTDGLDSFYDKLGNKTIAPPLEVDNDVEKFDTHSFEENFITTTNEGFKKIDLIIEGIHCAACVWLNEKVLFDTEGIIEANINFSTNKAKIVWDNEKIKLSQIILKIRSIGYNAYAYDATIADEKATKSKRDFFIRMMVAVFATMNIMMLSVAKYTGFFTGIDEQIKNYIHFGEFILSTPVLFYSGWIFFKGAYYGLKNRILNMDFLVSSGATFSYIYSLYILFGGKGESYFDSVAMIITFVLVGKYLEVIGKKSAVDTLDKIKSSIPLEATIIENSIKKVLPINSVKVGDIVELKDGEKASFDGELLSEIASFDESSISGEALPVDKQKGSIIYSGTINCESVIRYKVTKSYKDSTLNSIVTLLEDSLSSKPKIEHKANEVSKGFSVTILGLSLLTFIVWYFFGLDLGFDYKGTDHFEKSFIVAISVIVIACPCALALATPIASLIGISELAKKGLLFKEAKFIETLANANTLVLDKTGTITKGKLKVVKAKIKDDNIHKLNLLYSLLDSSSHPISQSVKKYLNEKYTLVNKELYEIKTISAKGVIAKYKNIDGKVFNLLGGNIKLLRDNKINYKFESKNSVYIFAIDSKVIATFELEDEIKEGAKEFVSNMKKMNIDVIMLTGDNEQTAKEVALKVGIKNYVFGVNPIEKAQFIKELKKENKCVVMAGDGVNDSVALASSDVAVAMGNSADIALSVSDIVLLNNSLKSLEESFTISKRTYKFIKQNLFISLLYNAITIPLAMAGFVIPLVAALSMSLSSLIVVGNSMRIKLKS; translated from the coding sequence TTCTTTACATTTTTGTTGTAAAGGTTGCCAAGGAGTTTATCATTTATTAAAAACAGATGGATTAGATTCATTTTATGATAAGCTTGGAAATAAAACAATAGCTCCACCTCTTGAAGTTGATAATGATGTGGAGAAATTTGATACACATAGTTTTGAAGAAAATTTTATTACTACAACAAATGAAGGCTTTAAAAAAATAGATTTAATTATTGAGGGAATTCATTGTGCTGCTTGTGTATGGTTAAATGAAAAAGTTCTTTTTGATACAGAAGGAATAATAGAAGCAAATATTAATTTTTCAACAAATAAAGCAAAAATTGTTTGGGATAATGAAAAAATCAAACTATCTCAAATTATACTAAAAATTCGAAGTATAGGTTATAATGCCTATGCATATGATGCAACTATTGCTGATGAAAAAGCAACAAAATCAAAAAGAGATTTTTTTATTAGAATGATGGTTGCTGTTTTTGCAACTATGAATATTATGATGCTTTCTGTTGCAAAATATACAGGTTTTTTTACAGGTATTGATGAACAAATAAAAAATTATATTCATTTTGGAGAGTTTATCTTATCTACGCCTGTTTTATTTTATAGTGGTTGGATTTTTTTTAAAGGGGCATATTATGGACTAAAAAATCGTATTTTAAATATGGATTTTTTGGTAAGTTCTGGGGCTACTTTTTCTTATATATACTCTTTATATATTCTTTTTGGTGGAAAAGGAGAGAGTTATTTTGATAGTGTAGCTATGATTATAACTTTTGTATTAGTTGGAAAATATTTAGAGGTTATTGGTAAAAAATCAGCAGTTGATACTTTAGATAAAATAAAAAGCTCAATACCACTAGAAGCTACTATTATTGAAAATTCAATAAAAAAAGTATTACCTATTAATAGTGTAAAAGTTGGGGATATTGTTGAATTGAAAGATGGTGAAAAAGCCTCTTTTGATGGGGAACTTTTAAGTGAAATTGCTTCTTTTGATGAATCAAGTATTAGTGGAGAAGCTTTACCTGTGGATAAACAAAAAGGCTCAATTATTTATAGTGGAACAATAAATTGTGAAAGTGTAATAAGATATAAAGTTACAAAATCTTATAAAGACTCAACTTTAAACTCTATAGTTACACTTTTAGAAGACTCTTTAAGTTCAAAACCAAAAATAGAGCATAAGGCAAATGAGGTTTCAAAAGGGTTTTCAGTAACAATTTTAGGTTTATCTTTACTAACTTTTATTGTTTGGTATTTTTTTGGTCTTGATTTAGGATTTGATTATAAAGGGACTGATCACTTTGAAAAGTCATTTATTGTTGCTATTTCTGTAATTGTAATTGCTTGTCCTTGTGCCCTTGCTTTAGCTACTCCAATTGCTAGTTTAATAGGTATTTCGGAACTTGCAAAAAAAGGTTTGCTTTTTAAAGAAGCAAAATTTATTGAAACTTTAGCAAATGCAAATACTTTGGTTTTAGATAAAACAGGCACAATAACAAAGGGAAAATTAAAAGTAGTAAAAGCTAAAATAAAAGATGATAATATTCATAAATTAAATCTTTTATATTCTCTTTTAGATAGCTCTTCTCACCCAATTAGTCAATCAGTTAAAAAATATCTAAATGAAAAATATACTTTAGTAAATAAAGAGTTATATGAGATAAAAACAATAAGTGCAAAAGGAGTAATTGCAAAATATAAAAATATAGATGGAAAAGTTTTTAATTTACTTGGTGGAAATATTAAACTTTTAAGAGATAATAAAATCAATTATAAATTTGAAAGTAAAAATTCTGTATATATTTTTGCAATTGATTCTAAAGTAATTGCAACTTTTGAGCTTGAAGATGAGATAAAAGAAGGTGCAAAAGAGTTTGTTTCAAATATGAAAAAGATGAATATAGATGTGATTATGCTAACAGGAGATAATGAACAAACTGCAAAAGAAGTAGCTTTAAAAGTTGGGATAAAAAACTATGTTTTTGGGGTAAATCCAATTGAAAAGGCACAATTTATTAAAGAATTAAAAAAAGAGAATAAATGTGTAGTTATGGCTGGCGATGGTGTAAATGATTCTGTTGCTTTAGCTTCAAGTGATGTGGCAGTTGCAATGGGTAATTCAGCTGATATTGCCCTTAGTGTTTCAGATATTGTTTTATTAAATAACTCCTTAAAGAGTTTAGAAGAGTCTTTTACAATTTCAAAAAGAACATATAAATTTATAAAACAGAATCTTTTTATATCTTTATTATATAATGCTATAACTATTCCTTTAGCAATGGCAGGATTTGTAATTCCTTTAGTTGCTGCACTTTCAATGAGTTTAAGTTCATTAATAGTTGTAGGAAATTCAATGAGAATAAAATTAAAAAGTTAG
- the ccoS gene encoding cbb3-type cytochrome oxidase assembly protein CcoS — protein MINDTLLMMLIVGLVISFAILAVFIWGAKGGQFDDGEKMMGGLLFDSTDDLNDAYKKEQKVKEAKKEQKKSKSQE, from the coding sequence ATGATTAATGATACTTTATTAATGATGTTAATAGTTGGGCTTGTTATCTCTTTTGCAATTTTAGCAGTATTTATTTGGGGTGCAAAAGGTGGACAATTTGATGATGGTGAAAAGATGATGGGTGGTTTACTTTTTGATTCTACTGATGATTTAAATGATGCTTATAAAAAAGAGCAAAAAGTAAAAGAGGCAAAAAAAGAACAAAAAAAAAGTAAATCACAAGAGTGA
- a CDS encoding c-type cytochrome: protein MKKIVLGTVIAAASLMAANFAPCASCHGAKAEKAALGKSQIIAGWDEAKTIAALKGYKDGSYGGAMKGVMKGQVARLSDADIADLAKQIAAFK from the coding sequence ATGAAAAAAATTGTTTTAGGAACAGTTATTGCTGCTGCATCTTTAATGGCTGCAAACTTTGCACCATGTGCTAGCTGTCATGGAGCAAAAGCTGAAAAAGCTGCTTTAGGAAAATCACAAATTATTGCTGGTTGGGATGAAGCTAAAACTATTGCTGCATTAAAAGGTTATAAAGATGGATCTTATGGTGGAGCTATGAAAGGTGTTATGAAAGGTCAAGTTGCAAGACTTTCTGATGCTGATATTGCTGATTTAGCAAAACAAATTGCTGCATTTAAATAA
- a CDS encoding ATP-binding cassette domain-containing protein, which produces MLTNDLVLKIENLDFGYDKNDLIYKDFNLELKKGELVAITGQSGKGKTTLFELICENLKPLKGKIVSKKVSSIYQDPYSSFHPSHKVLNQILDVVDKNYLDNNLNRLCNELQLNNELLEKKPHQLSGGQLQRCSILRSLLMQPELLLVDEATSALDNIIALEVMQLLIKNLDRCGIVLITHDISLANWSADKIIDLDRLYERV; this is translated from the coding sequence ATGCTTACTAATGACTTAGTTTTAAAAATTGAAAATTTAGATTTTGGTTATGATAAAAATGATTTAATATATAAAGATTTTAATTTAGAACTAAAAAAAGGCGAGTTAGTAGCTATTACTGGACAAAGTGGAAAAGGTAAAACAACTTTGTTTGAACTTATTTGTGAAAATTTAAAACCTTTAAAAGGGAAAATAGTTTCAAAAAAGGTAAGTTCTATTTATCAAGATCCTTATAGTTCTTTTCACCCTTCACATAAAGTTTTAAATCAAATTTTAGATGTGGTAGATAAAAATTATTTGGACAATAATCTTAATAGACTTTGTAATGAACTACAATTAAATAATGAATTATTAGAAAAAAAACCACATCAATTAAGTGGCGGGCAACTTCAAAGATGCTCAATATTAAGAAGTTTATTAATGCAACCAGAACTTTTATTGGTTGATGAGGCAACTTCAGCTTTAGATAATATTATTGCTTTAGAAGTAATGCAATTACTAATTAAAAATTTAGATAGATGTGGTATAGTTTTAATTACACATGATATCTCACTTGCAAATTGGAGTGCAGATAAAATAATAGATTTGGATAGGTTATATGAAAGAGTATAA
- the hemH gene encoding ferrochelatase yields the protein MKEYKKALVLLNMGGPRTKNELKMFLTNMFNDKNILTVKSSLLRRMIAFFIVKSRLDSAWQNYEEIGGFSPINKITESLVEKLNNKFEDIYVTQAMRYTPPFATTCVEELKQKGIKEVILLPLYPQYSTTTTKSSLEDFIEASKEEFKIEVIEPFYKNEKFNETIIKELISNVQNTNEYNLIFSAHGLPQKIVDNGDVYEQHVNEHVKILSNMLEQKGYNFKSINLAYQSKVGPLKWLEPSLETMLEKFKNQKVLIYPIAFIIDNSETDFELSIEYKEVAHKLNIQDYKVCKCVNDSDEFQDTIKQLLGR from the coding sequence ATGAAAGAGTATAAAAAAGCATTAGTTTTATTAAATATGGGTGGTCCAAGGACTAAAAATGAGTTAAAAATGTTTTTAACAAATATGTTTAATGACAAAAATATTTTAACTGTAAAAAGTTCTTTATTAAGAAGAATGATTGCATTTTTTATTGTTAAATCACGATTGGATTCAGCTTGGCAAAATTATGAAGAAATAGGTGGTTTTTCTCCAATTAATAAAATAACTGAAAGTTTAGTTGAAAAATTAAATAATAAGTTTGAGGATATTTATGTAACACAAGCTATGAGATATACTCCTCCTTTTGCAACTACTTGTGTAGAAGAGTTAAAGCAAAAAGGAATTAAGGAGGTGATTTTACTGCCTTTATATCCACAATATTCCACAACTACAACAAAATCTTCTTTAGAGGATTTTATTGAAGCAAGTAAAGAGGAGTTTAAAATTGAAGTAATTGAGCCTTTTTATAAAAATGAAAAATTCAATGAAACAATTATAAAAGAGCTTATTTCAAATGTTCAGAATACAAATGAATATAATTTAATTTTTTCTGCTCATGGTTTACCTCAAAAAATAGTTGATAATGGTGATGTTTATGAGCAACATGTAAATGAGCATGTAAAAATTTTATCAAATATGTTAGAACAAAAAGGTTATAACTTTAAATCAATTAATCTTGCATATCAATCAAAAGTAGGACCATTAAAATGGTTAGAGCCTTCTTTAGAAACTATGTTAGAAAAATTTAAAAATCAAAAAGTTTTAATTTACCCAATTGCTTTTATTATAGATAATTCAGAAACAGACTTTGAATTAAGTATAGAGTATAAAGAAGTAGCTCATAAACTAAATATACAAGATTATAAAGTATGTAAATGTGTAAATGATAGTGATGAGTTTCAAGATACTATTAAACAGTTATTAGGACGATAA
- the amrA gene encoding AmmeMemoRadiSam system protein A, with protein sequence MDLKILLDIARKSIYTVFDKSLQINKDYYISSFKELEEQRATFITLTLNGNLRGCIGSLVAHNSLYDDVFINARKAAFNDPRFNSLSYEEFNKIKIEVSILTPAKLLNYSDIEDLKQKIIPYKHGVILKYKNNQATFLPQVWEQLNTFEEFISSLCKKANLDFSILYKNPEIYLYEAIKVKE encoded by the coding sequence ATGGATTTAAAAATATTGCTTGATATTGCAAGAAAAAGTATCTATACTGTTTTTGATAAATCATTACAAATAAATAAAGATTATTATATTTCTTCTTTTAAAGAGTTAGAAGAACAAAGAGCAACTTTTATAACACTAACATTAAATGGCAATTTAAGAGGCTGTATAGGAAGTTTAGTTGCTCATAATAGTCTATATGATGATGTATTTATTAATGCACGAAAAGCAGCTTTTAATGACCCTCGATTTAACTCTTTAAGTTATGAAGAGTTTAATAAAATCAAAATTGAAGTGTCTATTTTAACTCCTGCAAAGTTATTAAATTATAGTGATATTGAAGATTTAAAACAAAAGATTATTCCTTATAAACATGGAGTGATTTTAAAATATAAAAATAATCAAGCAACTTTTTTACCACAAGTTTGGGAACAATTAAATACTTTTGAAGAGTTTATAAGTTCACTTTGTAAAAAAGCAAATTTAGATTTTTCTATTTTATATAAAAACCCAGAAATATATTTATATGAAGCAATAAAGGTTAAGGAATAA